The following proteins are encoded in a genomic region of Alosa alosa isolate M-15738 ecotype Scorff River chromosome 10, AALO_Geno_1.1, whole genome shotgun sequence:
- the alas1 gene encoding 5-aminolevulinate synthase, nonspecific, mitochondrial isoform X1, whose amino-acid sequence MDAIFRCPFLSRVPQAFLQQTRKTLVGYAVKCPVMMDLASRPLARAVCSSTSSFQKAKESAPTTEVAPKETPKMPPGHPMPPVGQAAASKCPFLAAEMGQNSSVVRQASMELQEDVSEVRTVQKGVSPSDLNPLVKNTKAAGSLMKKLIKQRPTRVSHLLQENMPKTVSNFHYDKFFEKKIEDKKADHTYRVFKTVNRRATDFPMADNYTETKNSKRDVSVWCSNDYLGMSRHPRVVQSIMDTLRKHGSGAGGTRNISGTSKFHVDLEHELADLHGKDAALLFTSCFVANDSTLFTLAKMLPGCEIYSDAGNHASMIQGIRNSGAKKFIFRHNDVDHLRDLLKKSDPSTPKIVAFETVHSMDGAVCPLEEMCDVAHEYGGITFVDEVHAVGLYGARGGGIGDRDGVMHKMDIISGTLGKAFGCVGGYIASTSALIDTVRSYAAGFIFTTSLPPMLLAGARESIQTLKSEEGRMLRRRHQLNVKLLRQMLMDSGLPVVHCPSHIIPVRVSNAEKNTEVCDILMSRYNIYVQAINYPTVARGDELLRIAPTPHHTPEMMQYFVEKLLTTWNEVGLDLKPHTSAECSFCQKPLHFEIMSEREKSYFSGLSHPISACG is encoded by the exons ATGGATGCCATCTTTCGCTGCCCATTCCTCTCTCGTGTCCCTCAAGCCTTTCTTCAGCAGACAAGGAAGACCCTGGTGGGTTATGCAGTAAAATGCCCCGTCATGATGGATCTGGCCTCACGGCCTTTGGCTAGAGCTGTCTGCTCATCCACATCAAGCTTTCAAAAAGCCAAAGAGTCGGCCCCGACCACAGAGG TAGCACCTAAAGAGACTCCCAAGATGCCTCCAGGCCACCCCATGCCTCCAGTTGGTCAGGCAGCAGCATCCAAATGCCCTTTCCTTGCTGCTGAGATGGGCCAGAACAGCAGTGTTGTCCGGCAGGCCAGCATGGAACTTCAAGAGGATGTATCTGAGGTGCGCACTGTTCAAAAAG GTGTGTCTCCATCTGATCTTAACCCACTTGTGAAGAACACAAAGGCTGCTGGAAGCCTTATGAAGAAGCTCATCAAGCAGCGTCCCACAAGGGTGTCCCACCTGCTGCAGGAAAACATGCCGAAAA CAGTCTCCAATTTCCACTACGACAAATTCTTTGAGAAGAAAATTGAAGATAAGAAGGCTGATCATACATACCGTGTATTTAAAACTGTGAACAGACGTGCAACAGACTTTCCCATGGCAGATAACTATACAGAGACTAAGAACAGCAAGCGTGACGTCTCTGTATGGTGCAGCAATGACTATCTGGGCATGAGTCGTCACCCAAGGGTGGTCCAGTCAATTAT GGATACTTTACGAAAACATGGCTCTGGAGCAGGAGGTACACGGAATATATCGGGGACTAGTAAGTTTCATGTCGACCTGGAGCATGAATTGGCTGACCTACATGGGAAAGATGCAGCCTTGCTCTTCACGTCCTGTTTTGTGGCTAATGACTCCACCCTCTTCACTCTGGCAAAGATGCTTCCAG GATGTGAGATTTACTCCGATGCTGGGAACCACGCTTCAATGATCCAGGGCATTAGGAATAGTGGCGCCAAAAAGTTTATCTTTCGCCACAATGATGTGGACCATTTGCGTGACCTGCTGAAAAAGTCAGACCCATCCACGCCAAAGATTGTTGCTTTTGAGACGGTCCACTCCATGGATG GCGCGGTGTGTCCACTGGAGGAGATGTGTGATGTTGCTCATGAGTATGGTGGCATCACCTTTGTGGATGAAGTGCATGCTGTGGGACTGTATGGAGCAAGAGGGGGTGGCATTGGTGATAGGGATGGAGTCATGCACAAGATGGACATCATTTCAGGAACTCTTG GTAAAGCCTTTGGCTGCGTTGGTGGCTATATCGCCAGTACCAGTGCCCTGATTGATACAGTGCGCTCGTATGCTGCTGGCTTCATTTTCACCACCTCACTGCCACCAATGCTGCTGGCTGGTGCACGAGAGTCCATTCAGACGCTGAAGAGTGAGGAGGGGCGCATGCTACGCAGGAGGCACCAACTGAATGTCAAGCTGCTGCGTCAGATGCTTATGGACTCTGGTCTTCCTGTGGTCCACTGCCCTAGTCACATCATTCCAGTCAGG GTCTCCAATGCAGAAAAGAACACAGAAGTCTGTGATATCCTGATGAGTCGCTACAACATTTACGTCCAGGCCATAAATTACCCCACAGTTGCACGTGGCGATGAGCTGCTTCGCATTGCTCCAACACCACACCATACTCCTGAGATGATGCAGTACTTTGTCG AAAAGTTGCTGACCACATGGAACGAAGTTGGCCTGGATCTTAAGCCCCACACTTCTGCAGAGTGCAGCTTTTGTCAGAAGCCCCTTCACTTTGAGATCATGAGTGAACGGGAAAAGTCTTATTTCAGTGGCCTCAGTCATCCCATATCAGCCTGTGGGTGA
- the alas1 gene encoding 5-aminolevulinate synthase, nonspecific, mitochondrial isoform X2, with translation MDAIFRCPFLSRVPQAFLQQTRKTLVGYAVKCPVMMDLASRPLARAVCSSTSSFQKAKESAPTTEAPKETPKMPPGHPMPPVGQAAASKCPFLAAEMGQNSSVVRQASMELQEDVSEVRTVQKGVSPSDLNPLVKNTKAAGSLMKKLIKQRPTRVSHLLQENMPKTVSNFHYDKFFEKKIEDKKADHTYRVFKTVNRRATDFPMADNYTETKNSKRDVSVWCSNDYLGMSRHPRVVQSIMDTLRKHGSGAGGTRNISGTSKFHVDLEHELADLHGKDAALLFTSCFVANDSTLFTLAKMLPGCEIYSDAGNHASMIQGIRNSGAKKFIFRHNDVDHLRDLLKKSDPSTPKIVAFETVHSMDGAVCPLEEMCDVAHEYGGITFVDEVHAVGLYGARGGGIGDRDGVMHKMDIISGTLGKAFGCVGGYIASTSALIDTVRSYAAGFIFTTSLPPMLLAGARESIQTLKSEEGRMLRRRHQLNVKLLRQMLMDSGLPVVHCPSHIIPVRVSNAEKNTEVCDILMSRYNIYVQAINYPTVARGDELLRIAPTPHHTPEMMQYFVEKLLTTWNEVGLDLKPHTSAECSFCQKPLHFEIMSEREKSYFSGLSHPISACG, from the exons ATGGATGCCATCTTTCGCTGCCCATTCCTCTCTCGTGTCCCTCAAGCCTTTCTTCAGCAGACAAGGAAGACCCTGGTGGGTTATGCAGTAAAATGCCCCGTCATGATGGATCTGGCCTCACGGCCTTTGGCTAGAGCTGTCTGCTCATCCACATCAAGCTTTCAAAAAGCCAAAGAGTCGGCCCCGACCACAGAGG CACCTAAAGAGACTCCCAAGATGCCTCCAGGCCACCCCATGCCTCCAGTTGGTCAGGCAGCAGCATCCAAATGCCCTTTCCTTGCTGCTGAGATGGGCCAGAACAGCAGTGTTGTCCGGCAGGCCAGCATGGAACTTCAAGAGGATGTATCTGAGGTGCGCACTGTTCAAAAAG GTGTGTCTCCATCTGATCTTAACCCACTTGTGAAGAACACAAAGGCTGCTGGAAGCCTTATGAAGAAGCTCATCAAGCAGCGTCCCACAAGGGTGTCCCACCTGCTGCAGGAAAACATGCCGAAAA CAGTCTCCAATTTCCACTACGACAAATTCTTTGAGAAGAAAATTGAAGATAAGAAGGCTGATCATACATACCGTGTATTTAAAACTGTGAACAGACGTGCAACAGACTTTCCCATGGCAGATAACTATACAGAGACTAAGAACAGCAAGCGTGACGTCTCTGTATGGTGCAGCAATGACTATCTGGGCATGAGTCGTCACCCAAGGGTGGTCCAGTCAATTAT GGATACTTTACGAAAACATGGCTCTGGAGCAGGAGGTACACGGAATATATCGGGGACTAGTAAGTTTCATGTCGACCTGGAGCATGAATTGGCTGACCTACATGGGAAAGATGCAGCCTTGCTCTTCACGTCCTGTTTTGTGGCTAATGACTCCACCCTCTTCACTCTGGCAAAGATGCTTCCAG GATGTGAGATTTACTCCGATGCTGGGAACCACGCTTCAATGATCCAGGGCATTAGGAATAGTGGCGCCAAAAAGTTTATCTTTCGCCACAATGATGTGGACCATTTGCGTGACCTGCTGAAAAAGTCAGACCCATCCACGCCAAAGATTGTTGCTTTTGAGACGGTCCACTCCATGGATG GCGCGGTGTGTCCACTGGAGGAGATGTGTGATGTTGCTCATGAGTATGGTGGCATCACCTTTGTGGATGAAGTGCATGCTGTGGGACTGTATGGAGCAAGAGGGGGTGGCATTGGTGATAGGGATGGAGTCATGCACAAGATGGACATCATTTCAGGAACTCTTG GTAAAGCCTTTGGCTGCGTTGGTGGCTATATCGCCAGTACCAGTGCCCTGATTGATACAGTGCGCTCGTATGCTGCTGGCTTCATTTTCACCACCTCACTGCCACCAATGCTGCTGGCTGGTGCACGAGAGTCCATTCAGACGCTGAAGAGTGAGGAGGGGCGCATGCTACGCAGGAGGCACCAACTGAATGTCAAGCTGCTGCGTCAGATGCTTATGGACTCTGGTCTTCCTGTGGTCCACTGCCCTAGTCACATCATTCCAGTCAGG GTCTCCAATGCAGAAAAGAACACAGAAGTCTGTGATATCCTGATGAGTCGCTACAACATTTACGTCCAGGCCATAAATTACCCCACAGTTGCACGTGGCGATGAGCTGCTTCGCATTGCTCCAACACCACACCATACTCCTGAGATGATGCAGTACTTTGTCG AAAAGTTGCTGACCACATGGAACGAAGTTGGCCTGGATCTTAAGCCCCACACTTCTGCAGAGTGCAGCTTTTGTCAGAAGCCCCTTCACTTTGAGATCATGAGTGAACGGGAAAAGTCTTATTTCAGTGGCCTCAGTCATCCCATATCAGCCTGTGGGTGA
- the alas1 gene encoding 5-aminolevulinate synthase, nonspecific, mitochondrial isoform X3, which produces MDAIFRCPFLSRVPQAFLQQTRKTLVGYAVKCPVMMDLASRPLARAVCSSTSSFQKAKESAPTTEVAPKETPKMPPGHPMPPVGQAAASKCPFLAAEMGQNSSVVRQASMELQEDVSEVRTVQKGVSPSDLNPLVKNTKAAGSLMKKLIKQRPTRVSHLLQENMPKISNFHYDKFFEKKIEDKKADHTYRVFKTVNRRATDFPMADNYTETKNSKRDVSVWCSNDYLGMSRHPRVVQSIMDTLRKHGSGAGGTRNISGTSKFHVDLEHELADLHGKDAALLFTSCFVANDSTLFTLAKMLPGCEIYSDAGNHASMIQGIRNSGAKKFIFRHNDVDHLRDLLKKSDPSTPKIVAFETVHSMDGAVCPLEEMCDVAHEYGGITFVDEVHAVGLYGARGGGIGDRDGVMHKMDIISGTLGKAFGCVGGYIASTSALIDTVRSYAAGFIFTTSLPPMLLAGARESIQTLKSEEGRMLRRRHQLNVKLLRQMLMDSGLPVVHCPSHIIPVRVSNAEKNTEVCDILMSRYNIYVQAINYPTVARGDELLRIAPTPHHTPEMMQYFVEKLLTTWNEVGLDLKPHTSAECSFCQKPLHFEIMSEREKSYFSGLSHPISACG; this is translated from the exons ATGGATGCCATCTTTCGCTGCCCATTCCTCTCTCGTGTCCCTCAAGCCTTTCTTCAGCAGACAAGGAAGACCCTGGTGGGTTATGCAGTAAAATGCCCCGTCATGATGGATCTGGCCTCACGGCCTTTGGCTAGAGCTGTCTGCTCATCCACATCAAGCTTTCAAAAAGCCAAAGAGTCGGCCCCGACCACAGAGG TAGCACCTAAAGAGACTCCCAAGATGCCTCCAGGCCACCCCATGCCTCCAGTTGGTCAGGCAGCAGCATCCAAATGCCCTTTCCTTGCTGCTGAGATGGGCCAGAACAGCAGTGTTGTCCGGCAGGCCAGCATGGAACTTCAAGAGGATGTATCTGAGGTGCGCACTGTTCAAAAAG GTGTGTCTCCATCTGATCTTAACCCACTTGTGAAGAACACAAAGGCTGCTGGAAGCCTTATGAAGAAGCTCATCAAGCAGCGTCCCACAAGGGTGTCCCACCTGCTGCAGGAAAACATGCCGAAAA TCTCCAATTTCCACTACGACAAATTCTTTGAGAAGAAAATTGAAGATAAGAAGGCTGATCATACATACCGTGTATTTAAAACTGTGAACAGACGTGCAACAGACTTTCCCATGGCAGATAACTATACAGAGACTAAGAACAGCAAGCGTGACGTCTCTGTATGGTGCAGCAATGACTATCTGGGCATGAGTCGTCACCCAAGGGTGGTCCAGTCAATTAT GGATACTTTACGAAAACATGGCTCTGGAGCAGGAGGTACACGGAATATATCGGGGACTAGTAAGTTTCATGTCGACCTGGAGCATGAATTGGCTGACCTACATGGGAAAGATGCAGCCTTGCTCTTCACGTCCTGTTTTGTGGCTAATGACTCCACCCTCTTCACTCTGGCAAAGATGCTTCCAG GATGTGAGATTTACTCCGATGCTGGGAACCACGCTTCAATGATCCAGGGCATTAGGAATAGTGGCGCCAAAAAGTTTATCTTTCGCCACAATGATGTGGACCATTTGCGTGACCTGCTGAAAAAGTCAGACCCATCCACGCCAAAGATTGTTGCTTTTGAGACGGTCCACTCCATGGATG GCGCGGTGTGTCCACTGGAGGAGATGTGTGATGTTGCTCATGAGTATGGTGGCATCACCTTTGTGGATGAAGTGCATGCTGTGGGACTGTATGGAGCAAGAGGGGGTGGCATTGGTGATAGGGATGGAGTCATGCACAAGATGGACATCATTTCAGGAACTCTTG GTAAAGCCTTTGGCTGCGTTGGTGGCTATATCGCCAGTACCAGTGCCCTGATTGATACAGTGCGCTCGTATGCTGCTGGCTTCATTTTCACCACCTCACTGCCACCAATGCTGCTGGCTGGTGCACGAGAGTCCATTCAGACGCTGAAGAGTGAGGAGGGGCGCATGCTACGCAGGAGGCACCAACTGAATGTCAAGCTGCTGCGTCAGATGCTTATGGACTCTGGTCTTCCTGTGGTCCACTGCCCTAGTCACATCATTCCAGTCAGG GTCTCCAATGCAGAAAAGAACACAGAAGTCTGTGATATCCTGATGAGTCGCTACAACATTTACGTCCAGGCCATAAATTACCCCACAGTTGCACGTGGCGATGAGCTGCTTCGCATTGCTCCAACACCACACCATACTCCTGAGATGATGCAGTACTTTGTCG AAAAGTTGCTGACCACATGGAACGAAGTTGGCCTGGATCTTAAGCCCCACACTTCTGCAGAGTGCAGCTTTTGTCAGAAGCCCCTTCACTTTGAGATCATGAGTGAACGGGAAAAGTCTTATTTCAGTGGCCTCAGTCATCCCATATCAGCCTGTGGGTGA